The following are encoded together in the Zingiber officinale cultivar Zhangliang chromosome 8A, Zo_v1.1, whole genome shotgun sequence genome:
- the LOC122012315 gene encoding alpha/beta hydrolase domain-containing protein 17B-like isoform X1 encodes MGGITSSIAAKFAFFPPSPPSYAVIADEGSGHLSIPGIAVAGRDDVHILRLPTRRGNEIVAVYLRHSQATATLLYSHGNAADIGQMFDLFVELSVHLRVSLIGYDYSGYGQSTGKPSEYNTYADIDAVYNCLKEQYGVADEDLILYGQSVGSGPTLELASRLRKLRAVVLHSAILSGLRVLYPVKHTFWFDIYKNIDKIGLINCPVLAIHGTADEVVDWLHGKQLWELSKNKYDPLWIDGGGHCNLELYPEFIEHLKKFIAATKKDGDNIQNSMETKSNNDEQTSQSETIATDDEHRACSCSEIARKSLDSQLRKPPKADQLLKSRMSTDLSERKRKKGMVW; translated from the exons ATGGGCGGAATCACGTCCTCCATCGCCGCCAAGTTCGCCTTCTTCCCTCCGAGCCCGCCCTCCTATGCTGTGATTGCCGACGAGGGGAGCGGGCATCTCTCCATTCCCGGGATCGCGGTTGCGGGTCGCGATGACGTGCACATCCTCCGCCTCCCTACGCGACGGGGCAACGAGATCGTCGCAGTGTACTTGCGGCACTCCCAGGCGACCGCCACACTCCTCTACTCGCACGGGAACGCTGCTGACATTGGCCAGATGTTCGATCTTTTCGTCGAGCTCAGCGTCCATCTTCGCGTCAGTCTCATAGG GTACGATTACTCTGGTTATGGGCAATCCACTGGAAAG CCAAGTGAGTACAATACATATGCAGACATAGATGCAGTTTATAACTGTCTTAAGGAACAGTATGGAGTAGCAGATGAGGACTTAATCCTCTATGGTCAGTCAGTGGGCAGTGGTCCAACTCTTGAGTTGGCCTCCCGTCTTCGGAAGTTAAGAGCTGTTGTCCTTCATAGTGCCATCCTCTCTGGACTCAGGGTACTATATCCAGTTAAGCACACATTTTGGTTTGACATTTACAAG AATATAGACAAAATTGGCCTTATCAATTGCCCAGTTTTAGCAAttcat GGTACTGCAGATGAAGTTGTAGATTGGTTGCACGGGAAGCAGCTTTGGGAGCTTAGCAAAAACAAATATGACCCTCTTTGGATAGATGGTGGTGGCCACTGTAACCTTGAACTTTACCCTGAATTCATTGAGCACCTCAAGAAATTTATTGCAGCAACTAAGAAAGATGGTGACAACATACAGAATTCAATGGAGACAAAGTCGAACAACGATGAACAAACCAGCCAATCTGAAACTATAGCTACAGATGATGAGCATAGAGCTTGTAGCTGTTCTGAGATCGCAAGAAAGAGTTTGGACAGTCAGCTAAGGAAACCTCCGAAGGCAGATCAACTGCTGAAATCAAGAATGAGCACTGATCTTAGTGAGCGAAAGAGGAAGAAGGGCATGGTATGGTGA
- the LOC122012315 gene encoding alpha/beta hydrolase domain-containing protein 17B-like isoform X2 has protein sequence MGGITSSIAAKFAFFPPSPPSYAVIADEGSGHLSIPGIAVAGRDDVHILRLPTRRGNEIVAVYLRHSQATATLLYSHGNAADIGQMFDLFVELSVHLRVSLIGYDYSGYGQSTGKPSEYNTYADIDAVYNCLKEQYGVADEDLILYGQSVGSGPTLELASRLRKLRAVVLHSAILSGLRVLYPNIDKIGLINCPVLAIHGTADEVVDWLHGKQLWELSKNKYDPLWIDGGGHCNLELYPEFIEHLKKFIAATKKDGDNIQNSMETKSNNDEQTSQSETIATDDEHRACSCSEIARKSLDSQLRKPPKADQLLKSRMSTDLSERKRKKGMVW, from the exons ATGGGCGGAATCACGTCCTCCATCGCCGCCAAGTTCGCCTTCTTCCCTCCGAGCCCGCCCTCCTATGCTGTGATTGCCGACGAGGGGAGCGGGCATCTCTCCATTCCCGGGATCGCGGTTGCGGGTCGCGATGACGTGCACATCCTCCGCCTCCCTACGCGACGGGGCAACGAGATCGTCGCAGTGTACTTGCGGCACTCCCAGGCGACCGCCACACTCCTCTACTCGCACGGGAACGCTGCTGACATTGGCCAGATGTTCGATCTTTTCGTCGAGCTCAGCGTCCATCTTCGCGTCAGTCTCATAGG GTACGATTACTCTGGTTATGGGCAATCCACTGGAAAG CCAAGTGAGTACAATACATATGCAGACATAGATGCAGTTTATAACTGTCTTAAGGAACAGTATGGAGTAGCAGATGAGGACTTAATCCTCTATGGTCAGTCAGTGGGCAGTGGTCCAACTCTTGAGTTGGCCTCCCGTCTTCGGAAGTTAAGAGCTGTTGTCCTTCATAGTGCCATCCTCTCTGGACTCAGGGTACTATATCCA AATATAGACAAAATTGGCCTTATCAATTGCCCAGTTTTAGCAAttcat GGTACTGCAGATGAAGTTGTAGATTGGTTGCACGGGAAGCAGCTTTGGGAGCTTAGCAAAAACAAATATGACCCTCTTTGGATAGATGGTGGTGGCCACTGTAACCTTGAACTTTACCCTGAATTCATTGAGCACCTCAAGAAATTTATTGCAGCAACTAAGAAAGATGGTGACAACATACAGAATTCAATGGAGACAAAGTCGAACAACGATGAACAAACCAGCCAATCTGAAACTATAGCTACAGATGATGAGCATAGAGCTTGTAGCTGTTCTGAGATCGCAAGAAAGAGTTTGGACAGTCAGCTAAGGAAACCTCCGAAGGCAGATCAACTGCTGAAATCAAGAATGAGCACTGATCTTAGTGAGCGAAAGAGGAAGAAGGGCATGGTATGGTGA